From a single Gimesia fumaroli genomic region:
- the gltB gene encoding glutamate synthase large subunit, with the protein MTSRTVRRGIDSENKARNSIFQVGRLPEAHGLYDPEFEHDSCGVGFVAHIKGERSHQIVLDADEMLRHMTHRGACGCEENTGDGAGILVSIPHDFLSRVVKQDLGLDLPEQGNYGMGVVFLPTDAAQREHCKKVVTETVQNQGLVVLGWRELPVSPEKADIGPSALRAMPHMEQVFISTPNGKIADQEHLERQLYIILKSSSRQLREGSLPQGLMFYFCSLSSKVVVYKGMLTPDQVMPFYPDLQAEDFTSHLAMVHSRFSTNTFPSWDRAQPCRFMAHNGEINTLRGNANWMYARQGMMSSDLFGADLKKLFPIIEPHCSDSGNFDNALELLLMSGRPLPEVMMMMIPEAWQNHHSISVAKRAFYEYHSALQEPWDGPASVSFTDGQCIGAVLDRNGLRPSRYYVTHDDRVIMASEVGVLEVDPKIVKEKGRLQPGKMFLVDFEEGRLIPDEEIKQKYATKRPYHEWLQNQRIHLNDLPPADEVEEVPTSELLARLQAFGFTFETLKFMLIPLIKAKKDPIGSMGNDAALACLSDKSRLLYDYFHQLFAQVTNPAIDSIREEVIMTLECYIGPEGNLLDSSEEQCNRLLIPEPIISNEELAAIKSMDYRGWKNKTIDVTYPKSEGEAGFRAALDRIREEASQAIADGFSLITLSDRAVSRDRIGLPALISCGAIHHHLVRNEQRTQIGIVLETGEAREVHHHCLLFGYGADAINPYMAFEALWHSLEAGELDAAKWDRDSIVAAYRKGVGKGMLKVMAKMGISTLQSYKGAQIFEAVGLNKEIIDTCFAGTASRIKGIGFDVVAKECEMRHDIGYPHREQHRVPGLPNPGVYHWRANGEKHSWSPENIANLQAAASSGDKSAYKQFAKAVNEQTTRECHLRGLLKFKQRESIPLDEVEPVTEIVKRFCTGAMSYGSISAESHEALAVAMNRLGGKSNTGEGGEDYSRFKPLDNGDSKRSAIKQIASGRFGVTSWYLTNADELQIKISQGAKPGEGGELPGHKVNKIIASVRHSTPGVGLISPPPHHDIYSIEDLSQLIYDLKNTNPSARISVKLVSEVGVGTIASGVAKGHADNILISGASGGTGASPLTSVKHAGLPWELGISETHQTLVMNDLRSRVRLQTDGQLKTGRDIVVGCLLGAEEFGFSTGPLITMGCIMMRKCHLNTCPVGIATQNPELRKKFAGQPEHVVNYFFLLAEEARELMAELGFRTMDEMVGRSDVLQLDEGIAHWKAKHLDLTPILKLAEKPHPNVGTYCTQDQQHGLEVVLDNVLIDQCQPAIKNRESVVVDVKLKNTDRTFGTMLSHEVSKHHGAEGLPDETIHINSKGSAGQSLGAWLAHGITIEHEGDANDYVGKGLSGGRIIIYPPEGSTFEPEDNIIVGNVNLYGATEGDVYIRGQAAERFCVRNSGAKAVVEGIGDHGCEYMTGGRAVILGETGRNFAAGMSGGVAYVYDPEGLLLQNCNLETVELEQVEEAEDIAELKTLIDNHRKFTGSTVAKSIIDNWDAELELFKKVMPVDYKRALLEMAAEEAEAAASV; encoded by the coding sequence ATGACGAGTCGAACCGTTCGACGTGGAATTGATTCCGAAAACAAAGCACGCAACTCCATTTTTCAAGTGGGACGTTTACCGGAAGCTCACGGGCTGTACGATCCGGAATTCGAGCACGATAGTTGTGGTGTCGGATTTGTCGCCCATATTAAAGGCGAGCGTTCGCACCAGATCGTGCTGGATGCCGACGAAATGCTGCGTCATATGACTCACCGTGGGGCATGTGGGTGCGAAGAAAATACCGGCGATGGTGCCGGAATTCTGGTTTCGATTCCGCATGATTTCCTGTCCCGGGTTGTCAAGCAGGACCTGGGTCTGGATCTGCCTGAGCAGGGCAATTACGGCATGGGGGTTGTATTTTTACCGACCGATGCCGCCCAGCGGGAGCATTGTAAAAAGGTCGTCACCGAAACCGTTCAGAATCAGGGACTGGTTGTCTTGGGCTGGCGTGAATTGCCAGTCAGCCCGGAAAAGGCCGACATCGGACCTTCTGCGCTGCGGGCGATGCCACACATGGAGCAGGTCTTTATCTCGACTCCTAACGGCAAGATCGCTGATCAGGAACATCTGGAACGCCAGCTGTATATCATTTTGAAGTCATCCAGCCGACAGTTGCGTGAAGGCAGCCTGCCTCAAGGGTTGATGTTCTACTTCTGCTCGCTCTCCAGTAAGGTCGTCGTTTACAAAGGGATGCTCACTCCCGATCAGGTGATGCCCTTCTATCCGGACTTGCAGGCAGAAGACTTCACCAGCCATCTGGCGATGGTTCACTCCCGCTTCTCCACAAACACGTTCCCCAGTTGGGACCGTGCTCAGCCATGCCGCTTCATGGCTCATAACGGAGAGATCAATACATTGCGCGGAAACGCCAACTGGATGTATGCCCGACAGGGGATGATGTCCAGCGACCTGTTCGGGGCCGATCTGAAGAAGTTGTTCCCGATCATTGAGCCGCACTGTTCGGACTCCGGAAACTTTGACAATGCGTTGGAACTGCTGTTGATGTCAGGCCGTCCTTTACCGGAAGTCATGATGATGATGATTCCCGAAGCCTGGCAGAACCATCATTCCATTTCGGTCGCGAAGCGTGCCTTCTATGAATATCACTCGGCCCTGCAGGAACCGTGGGACGGGCCGGCGTCTGTCTCCTTCACCGATGGTCAGTGTATCGGCGCTGTGCTGGACCGAAACGGTCTACGCCCCAGCCGTTATTATGTCACTCACGATGACCGGGTCATCATGGCCAGTGAAGTCGGCGTGTTGGAAGTTGATCCGAAAATCGTCAAAGAAAAAGGCCGCCTGCAACCGGGGAAAATGTTCCTCGTTGACTTTGAAGAAGGGCGCCTGATTCCCGATGAAGAGATCAAGCAAAAGTACGCGACAAAGCGGCCTTACCATGAATGGCTGCAGAATCAGCGAATTCATCTGAATGATCTTCCGCCCGCTGATGAAGTGGAAGAAGTTCCCACGTCTGAGCTGCTCGCTCGTTTGCAGGCATTCGGGTTTACTTTCGAAACTCTGAAGTTCATGTTGATTCCGTTGATCAAAGCCAAGAAAGATCCGATTGGCTCCATGGGCAACGATGCGGCATTGGCTTGTTTGAGTGATAAGTCTCGCTTGCTATATGATTACTTCCATCAGTTGTTTGCCCAGGTGACAAACCCGGCCATCGATTCGATTCGTGAAGAAGTCATCATGACGCTCGAGTGCTACATCGGTCCGGAAGGCAACCTGCTCGATTCTTCGGAAGAGCAGTGTAACCGGCTGTTGATTCCCGAACCGATCATCAGTAATGAAGAGTTGGCTGCGATCAAATCAATGGATTATCGTGGCTGGAAAAATAAGACCATCGATGTGACGTATCCCAAGTCAGAAGGGGAGGCCGGCTTCCGTGCCGCCCTGGATCGAATCCGGGAAGAAGCATCACAGGCGATTGCTGACGGATTCAGTCTGATCACACTGTCTGACCGTGCGGTGAGCCGGGATCGAATCGGTCTGCCGGCACTGATTTCCTGTGGTGCCATTCACCATCATCTGGTGCGTAACGAACAGCGAACCCAGATCGGAATCGTACTGGAAACAGGCGAAGCCCGCGAAGTGCATCATCACTGTCTGCTGTTTGGGTACGGTGCTGATGCCATCAATCCGTATATGGCATTTGAAGCGCTCTGGCATTCTCTGGAAGCAGGCGAGCTGGATGCTGCCAAGTGGGACCGGGACTCCATCGTCGCCGCTTATCGCAAAGGGGTTGGCAAAGGCATGCTGAAAGTGATGGCCAAAATGGGCATCTCAACGCTGCAAAGTTATAAGGGCGCCCAGATCTTCGAAGCCGTTGGTTTGAATAAGGAAATCATCGATACCTGTTTTGCTGGTACTGCCAGCCGAATCAAGGGGATCGGCTTTGATGTGGTTGCCAAAGAATGCGAAATGCGGCACGACATCGGTTATCCGCATCGGGAACAGCATCGCGTTCCCGGTCTGCCTAACCCCGGCGTGTATCATTGGCGCGCCAATGGCGAAAAGCATTCCTGGTCTCCGGAAAATATCGCCAATCTGCAGGCAGCTGCCAGTTCGGGTGACAAGAGTGCCTACAAGCAGTTTGCCAAAGCCGTTAACGAGCAGACGACGCGCGAATGTCACCTGCGTGGTTTGTTGAAATTTAAGCAACGCGAATCGATTCCGCTGGACGAAGTCGAACCAGTTACCGAAATCGTCAAACGTTTCTGTACCGGTGCGATGAGCTACGGTTCGATCTCAGCCGAATCGCATGAAGCACTGGCGGTTGCCATGAATCGTCTAGGCGGCAAGAGTAATACCGGTGAAGGGGGCGAAGATTATTCGCGCTTCAAGCCATTGGACAATGGCGACTCCAAACGGTCTGCCATCAAGCAGATCGCTTCCGGGCGTTTTGGTGTAACAAGTTGGTATCTGACCAACGCTGATGAACTGCAGATCAAGATTTCTCAAGGTGCCAAGCCGGGAGAAGGGGGTGAATTGCCCGGGCATAAGGTCAATAAGATCATTGCCTCGGTCCGTCACTCGACTCCGGGCGTGGGGTTGATCAGTCCGCCTCCGCACCACGACATTTATTCGATTGAAGACTTGTCGCAGTTGATCTACGACTTGAAGAATACGAACCCCTCCGCACGGATCAGCGTCAAGCTGGTTTCCGAAGTCGGCGTGGGTACGATTGCCTCAGGTGTAGCCAAAGGTCATGCAGATAATATTCTGATCTCGGGTGCGTCCGGTGGTACAGGGGCTTCTCCTTTGACCAGCGTCAAGCATGCCGGCCTGCCTTGGGAACTGGGGATTTCCGAAACGCACCAGACTCTGGTGATGAACGATCTCCGCAGCCGAGTCCGATTGCAGACTGATGGTCAGTTGAAAACGGGCCGTGATATTGTGGTTGGCTGTCTGTTGGGAGCCGAAGAATTCGGGTTCTCAACCGGTCCGCTGATTACGATGGGCTGTATCATGATGCGGAAGTGTCATCTCAATACCTGTCCTGTGGGAATTGCGACTCAGAATCCGGAACTCCGCAAGAAGTTTGCCGGTCAGCCGGAACACGTGGTGAATTACTTCTTCCTGTTGGCAGAAGAGGCCCGCGAACTGATGGCAGAACTGGGCTTCCGCACCATGGACGAAATGGTGGGCCGTAGCGACGTGCTGCAGCTGGATGAGGGCATCGCACACTGGAAAGCGAAGCACCTCGACCTGACACCAATTCTGAAACTGGCTGAAAAACCGCATCCGAATGTGGGCACCTATTGTACTCAGGATCAACAGCATGGTCTGGAAGTCGTTCTGGATAACGTGCTCATCGATCAGTGTCAGCCTGCGATAAAGAATCGTGAGTCGGTCGTGGTGGATGTGAAACTGAAGAATACAGATCGTACTTTCGGCACGATGCTCAGTCATGAAGTTTCGAAGCACCATGGGGCGGAGGGGCTGCCTGATGAGACGATCCACATCAACAGTAAAGGTTCCGCCGGACAAAGTCTGGGGGCCTGGCTGGCACACGGGATTACGATCGAACACGAAGGTGATGCGAACGACTATGTCGGTAAAGGTCTCAGTGGCGGTCGGATTATTATCTATCCGCCAGAAGGTTCTACCTTCGAGCCGGAAGACAACATTATCGTTGGTAACGTGAACCTCTATGGTGCGACCGAAGGGGACGTTTACATTCGCGGTCAGGCAGCCGAACGTTTCTGTGTGAGAAACTCGGGAGCGAAAGCTGTCGTCGAAGGCATCGGCGATCATGGTTGTGAATACATGACCGGCGGTCGTGCTGTGATTCTGGGAGAAACCGGCAGAAACTTTGCAGCCGGGATGTCGGGTGGTGTGGCTTATGTCTACGATCCCGAAGGATTGCTGCTTCAAAACTGCAACCTGGAAACTGTTGAACTGGAACAAGTGGAAGAGGCGGAAGATATCGCCGAACTGAAAACGCTGATTGACAATCATCGTAAGTTTACCGGTTCGACTGTCGCCAAGTCGATCATCGATAACTGGGACGCCGAGCTTGAGTTGTTCAAGAAAGTCATGCCTGTGGATTACAAACGGGCTTTGCTGGAAATGGCAGCTGAAGAGGCAGAAGCAGCTGCCAGCGTCTAG
- a CDS encoding glutamate synthase subunit beta — MGKPTGFMEFPRELGADRKPELRILDWNEFHDHLTDDELRNQGARCMDCGIPFCHTGKTLAGMASGCPINNLIPEWNDHIYNGRWQEAIDSLHKTNNFPEFTGRVCPAPCEGACVLGIHEPPVTIKNIENSIIDHAFDQGWVVANPPEVRTGKKVAVVGSGPAGLAAAAQLNNAGHSVTVYERDDRIGGLLMYGIPNMKLEKWIVQRRVDLLADEGVEFITNTSIGVDITADQLMKDFDAVVLCTGATKPRDLPIPGRDLKGVHFAMEYLSKNTKSLLESGLENTHYQNSPVENFINAEGKKVVVIGGGDTGNDCLGTALRQKCESVINLEIVPQPPNERAANNPWPQWPKIFRVDYGHEEAAAVLGKDPRMFQMSTVEFVGDGQGNLRAIKVCEVDWSKPVENGPPFSVVPGSEQELECDLVFLALGFLGPEHIISEQLNLETDARSNFKAEHEQYTTNIEGVFAAGDCRRGQSLIVWAINEGRGAARECDRYLMGATELP; from the coding sequence ATGGGTAAGCCAACGGGCTTTATGGAATTTCCGCGAGAACTGGGTGCTGACAGAAAACCAGAATTGCGCATTCTTGACTGGAACGAATTTCACGATCACCTGACGGATGACGAACTCAGAAATCAGGGTGCCCGTTGCATGGATTGCGGCATTCCTTTTTGTCATACCGGAAAAACGCTGGCCGGCATGGCGTCGGGCTGCCCGATCAATAACCTGATTCCGGAATGGAACGACCACATCTATAACGGTCGCTGGCAGGAAGCGATTGACAGTCTGCACAAGACCAATAACTTCCCCGAGTTCACCGGCCGCGTCTGCCCGGCTCCCTGCGAAGGGGCCTGCGTACTGGGGATTCATGAGCCACCCGTAACAATCAAAAACATTGAGAATTCGATTATCGATCACGCCTTCGATCAGGGCTGGGTCGTGGCGAATCCTCCCGAAGTCCGCACCGGCAAGAAAGTCGCCGTTGTTGGTTCCGGTCCCGCTGGTCTGGCAGCTGCCGCTCAGCTCAATAATGCCGGTCACAGTGTTACCGTGTACGAACGTGACGACCGGATTGGCGGCCTGTTGATGTACGGGATTCCCAACATGAAGCTGGAAAAGTGGATTGTGCAACGTCGCGTGGATCTGCTGGCCGATGAAGGGGTCGAGTTTATCACGAATACTTCGATCGGCGTGGACATCACAGCCGACCAGTTGATGAAGGACTTCGATGCCGTCGTGCTCTGCACCGGAGCCACGAAGCCCCGCGATCTGCCGATTCCCGGACGTGATCTCAAAGGCGTGCATTTCGCGATGGAATATCTGTCAAAGAATACCAAAAGCCTGTTGGAATCCGGCCTGGAAAACACGCACTATCAGAATTCACCCGTGGAAAATTTCATCAATGCTGAAGGCAAGAAAGTTGTCGTCATCGGCGGTGGTGATACGGGGAATGACTGTCTGGGGACTGCACTGCGACAGAAATGTGAGAGTGTGATCAACCTGGAAATTGTGCCGCAGCCTCCCAATGAACGAGCAGCGAACAACCCCTGGCCTCAATGGCCGAAAATTTTCCGTGTGGACTACGGTCATGAAGAAGCGGCTGCTGTCTTAGGGAAAGATCCGCGGATGTTCCAGATGTCGACGGTCGAATTTGTTGGCGACGGTCAAGGCAACCTGCGGGCCATCAAGGTCTGCGAAGTCGACTGGTCCAAACCGGTCGAGAACGGCCCTCCGTTCAGCGTGGTTCCCGGTTCGGAACAGGAACTTGAATGCGATCTGGTCTTCCTGGCACTTGGTTTCTTAGGCCCCGAGCACATCATCAGTGAGCAGCTCAACCTGGAAACAGATGCCCGCTCGAACTTCAAAGCCGAGCATGAGCAGTACACGACCAATATCGAAGGCGTGTTCGCTGCCGGCGACTGCCGCCGAGGTCAGAGTCTGATCGTCTGGGCGATCAACGAAGGCCGCGGCGCTGCCCGTGAATGCGATCGCTATCTGATGGGAGCTACCGAACTGCCATAA
- a CDS encoding DUF5662 family protein has translation MTDPTPEMITFYERRTREHIERVRGCLTLLAAERECGAELIERAKVHDASKFGPEERVPYIWLTEFHRCRWRNLPFTYPDGMEEAVQRAIRHHLTNNRHHPEFHADPNEMTDVDLIEMVCDWTAMSLEFNQDGGSARGWAERTIGHRVPFNDTKTRFVFEVIEQLDRLRGGELH, from the coding sequence TTGACCGATCCAACGCCGGAAATGATTACGTTTTATGAACGCCGGACGAGAGAGCATATCGAGCGGGTTCGTGGATGCCTGACCTTACTGGCTGCGGAGAGGGAGTGTGGCGCGGAATTGATCGAACGGGCGAAGGTGCATGATGCTTCCAAGTTTGGACCTGAGGAACGGGTGCCTTATATCTGGCTGACGGAATTTCATCGCTGTCGCTGGCGGAATCTTCCCTTCACCTATCCCGACGGGATGGAAGAAGCGGTGCAGCGCGCCATCCGGCATCATCTGACCAACAATCGGCACCATCCCGAATTCCATGCTGACCCGAATGAGATGACCGACGTGGACTTGATCGAGATGGTTTGCGACTGGACGGCAATGTCATTGGAATTCAATCAGGATGGCGGCAGCGCACGGGGCTGGGCGGAGAGGACGATCGGACATCGCGTGCCGTTTAATGATACGAAGACGCGGTTTGTGTTTGAGGTGATTGAGCAACTGGATCGGCTGAGGGGAGGGGAACTCCATTAA
- a CDS encoding dual specificity protein phosphatase family protein: MNFGFLILAIAFLLTATAVIHQGWWWLLLWPAFSFGVVAAGYFYLGPRVFGKSERGLLAPLNRLILLPYLLYLNGIWYLLRLVRPEPAINALTETIFISRRLLSNELPEQIEHVIDLTCEFSEPEALRSGGYDCFPVLDRAVPTVEDLRIWIEKTAALEGPLLIHCAEGHGRTGVFALALLIYTGHSKTPEAALQFIQSKRPLVRLSREQWRIVQEFSKTI, encoded by the coding sequence ATGAACTTTGGTTTTCTGATTCTAGCGATCGCATTTTTGTTGACGGCGACTGCGGTAATCCACCAGGGGTGGTGGTGGCTGCTGCTGTGGCCGGCGTTTAGTTTTGGGGTCGTGGCGGCGGGCTATTTTTATCTGGGGCCGCGTGTGTTTGGGAAATCGGAGCGCGGCCTGCTTGCACCGCTGAATCGGTTGATTCTGCTGCCGTATCTGTTGTATTTGAATGGCATCTGGTATTTGCTGAGGCTTGTCAGGCCGGAACCGGCAATCAATGCGCTGACAGAAACGATTTTCATCAGTCGGCGACTCTTGTCAAATGAGCTGCCGGAACAAATCGAACATGTGATTGATTTAACCTGTGAATTCAGTGAGCCAGAGGCGTTGCGATCGGGCGGTTATGATTGCTTTCCCGTGCTGGATCGCGCAGTTCCCACTGTGGAGGATCTGCGAATCTGGATTGAGAAAACGGCGGCGCTTGAGGGGCCACTTTTGATTCATTGTGCGGAAGGCCATGGTCGTACGGGGGTCTTTGCTTTAGCATTATTGATCTACACAGGGCATTCGAAGACTCCCGAAGCGGCACTTCAATTCATTCAAAGCAAACGGCCTCTGGTACGGCTAAGTCGAGAACAATGGCGAATCGTGCAGGAATTTAGTAAGACTATTTGA